One Ktedonobacteraceae bacterium genomic region harbors:
- the dnaG gene encoding DNA primase translates to MASLIEEIKAKVDVVDEVGLVVGLQKSGKSLKGLCPFHNERTPSFYVFPESQTWHCFGCNEGGDIFSFVEKQQGLEFRDALLYLAEKAGIAVEGYEGDRDPEQERETHAAKERLRKLNEDAQLWFHQLLLRSKEAAEARAYIRKRGISTESVIAFGLGYAPDRWDGLCNYLLGLGYSERELVNGGLARVRGNTSVWEPMDGHNERAGETEENEAEQGGSRKSGGVYDYFRNRIIFPIRDIRGRVIGFGGRALGDEPPKYLNSPQTALFEKNTVLYALDLAREAIKLEKQVIIVEGYVDAIIAHQYGTKQTVACIGSAITEKHIQQLKKLTKQVTLALDPDAAGAAATEHGIQEALKGFDRKVVPVPLAEEGSGAPRWRRRAEPRGMIRLEEQVDAEINVLQLPAGEDPDEVIQRDFVAWSYAVAHPLPLVDYYFVVKTADLNLREPAGKSEAAKRLLPVIGMISDRIKRDAYLRKLAGMISIDERSLNDELQRLLSRQRSPGVRAEFKERGGQHLGSENGRAQPAEHGAGDEDELAAGQKEQGGQAKGQARGEEREREKTRTFGLDRYSRNRLQWEDYLIGLLLKNPGLSKHICGIITDGDFAGTDTRELYRIINTVYQRGSSPLYQPFEEYVPSVLLGTLARARKNIEAGSPLDGEGLIRDAEQCAFRLKRASLRKKITELGNILREAESARDIATTRQYQEQLQECYRQLRTIDSATHLQG, encoded by the coding sequence ATGGCATCTTTAATCGAGGAGATCAAAGCGAAAGTAGATGTGGTGGACGAGGTAGGGCTGGTTGTAGGCCTGCAGAAATCAGGGAAATCCTTGAAAGGGCTGTGTCCCTTTCACAACGAGCGCACACCGTCATTTTATGTGTTCCCAGAATCACAGACCTGGCATTGTTTTGGATGTAACGAAGGCGGCGATATCTTTTCGTTCGTCGAGAAGCAGCAGGGGCTGGAGTTCCGCGATGCCTTGCTCTACCTCGCGGAAAAAGCCGGTATCGCGGTCGAGGGATATGAAGGTGACAGGGACCCGGAGCAGGAACGCGAGACACACGCCGCGAAGGAGCGATTGCGCAAGCTCAATGAGGATGCGCAGTTGTGGTTTCACCAGTTGCTATTGCGTTCAAAGGAGGCAGCGGAGGCACGCGCTTATATAAGGAAGCGCGGCATTTCGACCGAATCGGTGATCGCCTTCGGCCTCGGTTACGCGCCCGACCGCTGGGATGGCTTATGCAACTATCTGCTGGGCCTTGGCTACAGCGAACGGGAGCTGGTGAATGGTGGGTTGGCGCGGGTGCGCGGCAATACGAGTGTGTGGGAGCCGATGGATGGGCATAACGAGAGAGCCGGTGAGACTGAAGAAAATGAAGCGGAGCAGGGCGGCAGTAGGAAAAGTGGTGGGGTCTATGATTACTTTCGCAATCGTATCATCTTTCCAATCCGTGATATACGGGGAAGAGTGATTGGCTTTGGTGGCCGTGCCCTGGGTGACGAGCCGCCGAAGTATCTCAATTCGCCCCAGACGGCGCTCTTTGAAAAAAATACGGTGTTGTATGCCCTGGATCTGGCAAGGGAGGCCATCAAGCTTGAGAAGCAGGTGATTATCGTCGAGGGCTATGTCGACGCGATAATCGCCCACCAGTATGGCACGAAACAGACAGTAGCCTGTATCGGCAGCGCTATAACTGAGAAGCATATCCAGCAGTTGAAGAAGCTGACGAAGCAGGTAACGCTGGCGCTCGACCCGGATGCCGCCGGAGCAGCAGCTACCGAGCATGGCATACAGGAGGCTTTGAAAGGCTTTGATCGCAAGGTTGTGCCTGTGCCGCTGGCGGAGGAGGGTTCCGGGGCGCCACGATGGCGCCGGCGCGCTGAGCCGCGTGGGATGATTCGGCTGGAAGAGCAGGTAGACGCGGAGATCAATGTGCTGCAACTGCCGGCGGGAGAAGACCCGGATGAGGTGATCCAGCGTGACTTCGTGGCCTGGTCCTACGCGGTAGCGCATCCACTGCCATTGGTCGATTACTACTTTGTAGTGAAGACGGCGGACCTGAATTTACGCGAACCGGCTGGCAAAAGTGAGGCCGCGAAACGTCTATTACCAGTAATAGGTATGATTTCTGACCGCATCAAGCGAGACGCATATCTGAGAAAACTGGCGGGAATGATCAGTATCGACGAGCGCAGCCTCAACGATGAGTTGCAGCGTCTCCTGAGCAGGCAGAGATCACCCGGGGTGCGGGCGGAGTTTAAAGAGCGCGGTGGTCAGCACCTGGGAAGTGAGAACGGACGAGCGCAGCCGGCAGAGCATGGAGCGGGCGATGAAGACGAGTTGGCGGCGGGGCAAAAGGAGCAGGGAGGCCAGGCGAAGGGGCAAGCAAGGGGAGAGGAGCGAGAGCGAGAAAAAACAAGAACATTTGGACTTGACAGGTATAGTCGTAATAGGTTACAATGGGAGGACTACCTGATTGGGCTACTCTTGAAGAATCCTGGGCTAAGTAAACATATTTGTGGTATAATAACAGATGGTGACTTTGCCGGGACAGACACGCGAGAGTTGTACCGCATAATCAACACGGTGTATCAACGTGGTTCTTCCCCCTTATATCAACCCTTTGAAGAATATGTGCCTTCTGTGTTGCTGGGAACGCTGGCGCGAGCACGGAAGAACATTGAAGCAGGATCGCCTTTAGATGGTGAGGGGTTGATTAGAGATGCGGAACAATGCGCTTTTCGCCTCAAACGCGCATCTCTGAGAAAAAAGATTACAGAACTTGGGAACATTCTAAGAGAGGCGGAAAGCGCGCGCGATATTGCTACGACTCGGCAGTATCAAGAGCAATTGCAGGAATGCTACCGGCAGTTGCGCACGATTGACTCGGCAACACATTTACAGGGATGA